TGGCTGAGAATATGTAGGTCTTTGATTTCTTGAGTTTTTAAAGTGAGTATTACCTAAGCCACCTTTTCCACCTTCTAAGAAAACTTCTCTTTGACCTTCTTCTAAAAGGTCTAATAATACTTCATCTGTTTCATTATCAATTACTTGTGTTCCTGGAGGAACAACTAAAACCATTGGTTGTGCAGATTTTCCAGTTCTTCTACCACCTTCACCTTGCTTACCATTTTCGGCTTTTAAAATTTTTCTTCCTTTATACCAAGATAAAGTGTCAGTATTACTATCAACAAGAAATACTACATCTCCACCTTTTCCACCGTCTCCACCGTCAGGTCCACCTTTGATAACAAACTTCTCTCTTCTAAAAGAAGAACAACCTTGTCCACCCTTTCCTGAGGTTACAGTGAATTTTACACTATCTACAAACACATTAAATCCTTTTTTAAATGTTTACTAAATAAGGCTCCTTATAAAACCCATTATTAAGAAGGGATCTTACAAGGAACCTATAATTTCTTTATATTAAAAAAGGGTGTAGGCAAAATGCACTACACCCTTTTGAGAAAATTGTTTTAATTAAACTTTTTATGAAGCGTATACAGAAACTTTTTTTCTAGTTTTACTTTTCACGTCAAATTTAACTACACCATCAATTAGTGCATAAATTGTATGATCTCTTCCGATTCCTACATTTTCTCCACAGTGTACTTTTGTACCTCTTTGTCTAATAATGATGTTACCAGCTCTTACTGTTTCTCCACCAAATTTTTTAACACCAAGTCTTTTTCCAGCTGAATCTCTATTATTTTGAGTACTTCCTTGACCTTTCTTGTGAGCCATTTCTTATCTCCTTAAATTATGCAGCGATTTTAGTAATTCTAATTTTAGTGAAGCTCTTTCTGAAACCTCTTTTTAACTTAGAATCTTTTCTTCTTCTTTTTTTGTAAATGATAACTTTTTTAGCTCTATTTACACCAGTTCCATCTAATACAACCTCTGCTTCAACTTTTGCAGAAGAAACAGCATCACCAGTTTTTAATTCACCATCATTAACAGCTAAAACATCAGTGATTTCAAGAGTTTCTTTAGCAGCTTGACCAGTATAATCGATATCTAAAACATCACCTTCAGTCACTTTATACTGCTTACCACCACACTTAATAATTGCGTACATATTTATTCCTCTAACTTATCAATTCTTTATTAACTTTTTGCTTTAACGGGACGAAATACTATCCAATTGTAGTTTAAAGTTTCTTTAAGCGTAAATGTTTATTTTAATAATAATCGTATGGTTGAGCAATTGCATCAATTACAATCATTGAATTCATTGGTAAACCTTTAGCTGATATAGTAGTTCTTACAGGTTTGTGTTCACCAAATGCTTCAGCACAAAGAACATTTACTACACCAAAATCTTCCATATTTTCTAAATAAATTGTTATTTTAATTACATTATCCATACCACATAATGCGTCATCTAGTAGATTTCTTAAGTTTTCAAATACTTGTCTTGTTTGAACCTTAATATCTCTTTCAACCATATTTCCATCTACATCTAAAGGTACTTGACCTGAAGTATAAATTAGACCATTTGCTTTAACAGCTTGAGAATAAGGACCAATTGCTGCTGGTAATTTTTTAGAGTTGATTTTTTCCATCTATATTTCCTAAAAACTTAAATTTAGAAAAATTATATACTTTTTTCTTAAATATTTAATTAAAGATTGTAACTTACAAGTTTACCTTGTTTTAATTGTCTTAAATTGTCTTGCACTTTTCTTAGTTTAAAACCTTTTTCTTTCAAATTTAATGTTTGATCATATTTTAAAGAAGTCAATTTTTTGGTATAAAAAGTATAAAGTAATACGATTAACTCTTCTTTTAATCTTTGCTCATCATAAACTTCAAGTTTATCATTTAATAAAATCCCATTTAAAGATATATTTTCTGGATCACTTATTAAAAGTTCAAACTCGTTTTTATGGTATTCAAACATAGATATATCCACAATATCAAGTACCATATCTAATCTCTTAGGATTTTCTAATATTGACCTAATAATACAAAGTTCTGCAATATCTATTTTACTTAAATTTACATCAGTTCGTCTAACTACATCAGAACTAACTTTAATAAGATTTTCTCTTACATTTAGCTTTTGAGCTAAATATCTTTTGTATTCATCTTGGTACAATTCACTTAAAGTTTTTAAATAATCATTTGTCTCTATTAATGCTTTTTGTTTCTGACTTGGAATATTTATATCATATTTTGAAATTATATAATCAATAGTATAAGAAATAAAGTTTTGAGGATTTGAGAAAATTTTATTTAACTCTTCTATCTTACCTTCTTTAACCATATCAGCGGGATCTCTTCCTTCCCCAAAGATAACAACTCCACCTTCAAAATTTCCTTGAGAAAGCATAACAGACGCTTTATATGCAGCAGCTAATCCTGCTTTATCTCCATCATAAGCTAAAATAATTTGAGGTTCTCCTCTTCTTAAAAGAGGTAAATGATCCTTTGTAAGTGCAGTTCCTAAAGTTGCAACTGCTGTATTAAATCCTGCTTGATGAAGCATAATTACATCTAAATATCCTTCAGTAACAATCATTCTATTTTTTTTATAAATATTCTCTTTTGCTAAGTTATAGCCGTATAAAAGTTTTGATTTGTTAAATAGTTTTGTCTGGGGAGAATTTATATACTTTGCATTGTGTCCTGAGATTGTTCTTCCACCAAAACCAACAACTTTGCCACTTTGTGAATAAATAGGGAAAGTTATTCTTTCAATAAATCTTGCATATAAACCATTATGCCCTGTATCAATAAGACCTAAATCTTTTGCTTCTGCAAGATTAAGATGATTGTTTTTTAAAAAGTTGATTGTATCATTGGAATAAGGAGCATAGCCAATTTCAAATTTTTCAACTGAAAACTCTGAAATTCCCCTACTTTTTATATACTCTTTTGCAGTTTGATTTGAAACAAAAAGCTTTTGATAAAATTTATTTGCTTCTTCTAAAACTTTTGTGTCTTGTCTTTGTTGATTAACATTATCATATGTTAAAGTAACATTATACATTGAAGCTAATTTTTCTAAAGTTTCAGGATAAGAAAGTTTTTCATACTCCATTACAAACTTTATTGAGTCACCACCTACTCCACATCCAAAACAGTGATAGATTTGCTTTTGAGGACTAACTACAAAAGAAGGAGTGTCTTCACCATGAAAGGGGCAACAAGCTTTAAAGTTTGCACCACTTTTTTTTAATTCTAAAAACTGAGATATTACATCTACAACATCTAGGTGATTTTTTAAATTTTCAATTGACTCTTTTGTTATCATTTTGGGATTATACCCAAAAATTTATAATAGTATATGTGCTTTTATGATATGATATTTAATATTTTATAATTAAGGCATTTCTTGGATAGTTTTATTATTGAATATAGGGACCCTTTATTTGGTGTAATTATATTTTTTACTTTAATTTTTACCATCTCATTTATAACATACTCTTTCTCTCTTTATAAAGAAAGAAGAGCAAGAAAAGATTATAGAGAACTTCTTAAAAGATTTGAAATAGGCAAACTAAAAGAAGAGGATTATGTACATCTATATAAAACCTATAATCTACCATTTGATTCTATTATTTTATTAGCATCAACTTTTATTCATAAAGGTAATTACAATAAAGCAATTTCTGTTTATCTTGCACTTTTAGAACATGTTACAGATAGAGTAAAAAAAGAAGAGCTTTTAGAGCTACTAGGAACCACTTATTTTAAAGGTGGTTTTATGCAAAGGGCAAAAGAGATTTTTCTAAAAATCTTAAAGTTTTCACCTAGAAATACCCATGCTTTAAAATATTTACTTGTTGTAAATGAAAAACTAAATGACTATAAAAGTGCAAAAGAGATCATAGATTGTTTAGATGAACTTGGAGAAACAATCTCTAATGATAAACTATTTATTGAAACTCTGATAATAATAAATGACCCAGTAAAATCTTTTGAAAAAAAGAGCATGGAACTATTTGATGTTTTAAAAGAAACCCCACAAGTTCAAAGATTAATCGCTAAGTTTTATCTAACATATAATAAAGAGTTCTTTTGGGAAAATATAAAACTTTTTGATACTACAAAACTAACTGATTTAATGTGGTATTTAAATTTTGAAGACATAGATTTTGAAAAGATTTCAGAAGATAAATTTTTAACAGAACTATTTAATGCAAAAGGAT
The genomic region above belongs to Arcobacter sp. CECT 8983 and contains:
- the rpmA gene encoding 50S ribosomal protein L27, translating into MAHKKGQGSTQNNRDSAGKRLGVKKFGGETVRAGNIIIRQRGTKVHCGENVGIGRDHTIYALIDGVVKFDVKSKTRKKVSVYAS
- the rplU gene encoding 50S ribosomal protein L21, which translates into the protein MYAIIKCGGKQYKVTEGDVLDIDYTGQAAKETLEITDVLAVNDGELKTGDAVSSAKVEAEVVLDGTGVNRAKKVIIYKKRRRKDSKLKRGFRKSFTKIRITKIAA
- a CDS encoding Rid family detoxifying hydrolase, with the translated sequence MEKINSKKLPAAIGPYSQAVKANGLIYTSGQVPLDVDGNMVERDIKVQTRQVFENLRNLLDDALCGMDNVIKITIYLENMEDFGVVNVLCAEAFGEHKPVRTTISAKGLPMNSMIVIDAIAQPYDYY
- the dnaG gene encoding DNA primase encodes the protein MITKESIENLKNHLDVVDVISQFLELKKSGANFKACCPFHGEDTPSFVVSPQKQIYHCFGCGVGGDSIKFVMEYEKLSYPETLEKLASMYNVTLTYDNVNQQRQDTKVLEEANKFYQKLFVSNQTAKEYIKSRGISEFSVEKFEIGYAPYSNDTINFLKNNHLNLAEAKDLGLIDTGHNGLYARFIERITFPIYSQSGKVVGFGGRTISGHNAKYINSPQTKLFNKSKLLYGYNLAKENIYKKNRMIVTEGYLDVIMLHQAGFNTAVATLGTALTKDHLPLLRRGEPQIILAYDGDKAGLAAAYKASVMLSQGNFEGGVVIFGEGRDPADMVKEGKIEELNKIFSNPQNFISYTIDYIISKYDINIPSQKQKALIETNDYLKTLSELYQDEYKRYLAQKLNVRENLIKVSSDVVRRTDVNLSKIDIAELCIIRSILENPKRLDMVLDIVDISMFEYHKNEFELLISDPENISLNGILLNDKLEVYDEQRLKEELIVLLYTFYTKKLTSLKYDQTLNLKEKGFKLRKVQDNLRQLKQGKLVSYNL
- a CDS encoding lipopolysaccharide assembly protein LapB, with translation MDSFIIEYRDPLFGVIIFFTLIFTISFITYSFSLYKERRARKDYRELLKRFEIGKLKEEDYVHLYKTYNLPFDSIILLASTFIHKGNYNKAISVYLALLEHVTDRVKKEELLELLGTTYFKGGFMQRAKEIFLKILKFSPRNTHALKYLLVVNEKLNDYKSAKEIIDCLDELGETISNDKLFIETLIIINDPVKSFEKKSMELFDVLKETPQVQRLIAKFYLTYNKEFFWENIKLFDTTKLTDLMWYLNFEDIDFEKISEDKFLTELFNAKGYLNNINHSDDFVFDILIALNNHEHKIPATIDFEFICSSCKHIHPMFEARCPNCQSILTFDVKHHLTKDLVERNQSLQ